In a single window of the Candidatus Zixiibacteriota bacterium genome:
- a CDS encoding PDZ domain-containing protein has product MKRFLIYTVLTASLIVSASAQDAFYSIFSFNGFTPKVSFNDRSTALQHSLFPKLYDTRSVRTDMRWLADNDSLLTAFWQNKGDSVLHILRELSGIEWYESEFDIYLVRFYPTLGASDPCIIPMGGMGDGTSFEVAPDGNRLILNLLFQLSRRMLAQAVQPEDSVVLGIAYHPLMQPGPYRQDNLAMLLAITAAHSVMGYDSTMDAWASAFWKYHTPGRKILEKYLYNQWILSPDRPLADWIASESYSSPLVRLTRPPKPVRPGFGAKQQPLVDGLPFKGELGFSVKFDESDRMVVNQIDVNRLAFANGLREGDRLHRVDGRRAKSHRELVERLLAGLDAGGTLLEIVRDGKTETLLMQPLKPLDETDYYYLDAYDDYDIDTTGTAPDPDEDEQ; this is encoded by the coding sequence ATGAAACGGTTCCTGATCTATACTGTCCTGACGGCGTCGCTGATTGTGTCGGCCTCGGCCCAGGATGCTTTCTATTCAATCTTCAGCTTCAACGGCTTCACGCCCAAGGTAAGTTTCAATGACCGCTCGACGGCTTTGCAGCACTCTCTTTTTCCAAAACTGTACGACACCCGGTCGGTTCGCACCGACATGCGTTGGCTGGCCGACAACGACAGCCTGTTGACGGCTTTTTGGCAGAACAAAGGGGACTCCGTTCTGCACATCCTGAGAGAACTGTCCGGCATCGAGTGGTACGAGTCGGAGTTTGATATCTACCTGGTCAGGTTCTACCCCACCCTGGGTGCATCCGATCCGTGCATCATTCCGATGGGCGGGATGGGGGACGGGACATCGTTCGAGGTGGCGCCCGATGGTAATCGGCTCATCTTGAATCTGCTGTTTCAGTTATCACGGCGGATGCTGGCCCAGGCGGTGCAGCCGGAGGACTCGGTGGTGCTCGGTATTGCCTACCATCCCCTGATGCAGCCGGGACCATACCGGCAGGACAACCTGGCCATGCTGCTGGCTATTACCGCTGCTCACTCCGTTATGGGTTATGATTCGACAATGGATGCCTGGGCGTCGGCCTTTTGGAAATATCATACGCCGGGCCGCAAGATTCTTGAAAAATACCTGTACAACCAATGGATCCTCAGCCCTGATCGTCCCCTGGCCGATTGGATCGCTTCCGAATCGTACAGTTCGCCCTTGGTTCGATTGACCCGTCCGCCCAAACCGGTACGGCCGGGCTTCGGCGCCAAGCAGCAGCCGCTGGTCGACGGTTTGCCGTTCAAGGGGGAGCTTGGTTTCTCGGTCAAGTTTGACGAGTCCGACCGCATGGTGGTGAATCAGATAGATGTCAACCGGTTGGCTTTCGCCAATGGTCTCCGGGAGGGTGATCGGTTGCATAGGGTGGATGGTCGTCGAGCGAAGAGTCACCGGGAACTGGTCGAACGATTGTTGGCCGGTCTTGATGCCGGCGGGACACTGCTTGAGATTGTCCGTGACGGAAAGACCGAGACACTTCTGATGCAGCCATTGAAACCGCTCGACGAGACCGACTACTATTATCTGGACGCCTACGACGATTACGACATCGACACCACCGGCACCGCCCCCGACCCGGATGAGGATGAACAGTAG
- a CDS encoding NAD(P)H-binding protein translates to MNDTERKPIIVLGGTGHYGRYIVRNLLARGALVRVLSRSASNARKLLGESPEIVEGDIVSKTSISQALDGVRAVVISVSAFSPKSIRSMRMIERDAVLQVIAQAERMGVARVIYVSIYDIRLDMPGGFDFALRKEIAQIKLDVEQALTYSNFNWTVLGAPPSMEMFFRMIRGSSMMVPGGGPPALPCISPVDMGEIAAQAVERRDLSGLRFRMAGPDAVSFEQAAQRISRVVGRQIRYRKIPMVLPKIVHAVTRPFTSVSDLALFVYSMTGFVQLLNRFPQDLVDAAPADHQRLLDTFDYTRTTLEMEAQRRVDKG, encoded by the coding sequence TTGAACGACACCGAGAGAAAACCAATCATCGTTCTGGGCGGAACCGGCCATTATGGCCGCTACATTGTCCGGAATCTCCTGGCCAGGGGCGCCTTGGTGAGAGTTCTAAGCCGAAGCGCCAGTAATGCTCGGAAGTTACTCGGTGAATCACCTGAGATCGTGGAAGGGGATATTGTATCGAAGACTTCGATCAGCCAGGCCCTGGATGGTGTGCGTGCGGTAGTCATTAGCGTCTCTGCCTTCAGCCCCAAGTCGATTCGAAGCATGCGCATGATCGAACGAGACGCGGTACTTCAGGTTATCGCCCAGGCTGAGCGAATGGGCGTTGCACGCGTGATCTATGTCTCCATCTATGACATAAGGTTAGACATGCCCGGTGGATTCGATTTCGCACTCAGAAAAGAGATCGCCCAGATCAAGCTCGATGTCGAACAGGCGCTGACCTATTCGAATTTCAATTGGACCGTCCTTGGAGCGCCACCTTCGATGGAGATGTTTTTCCGCATGATTCGCGGGAGTAGCATGATGGTGCCCGGTGGTGGGCCGCCGGCGCTGCCGTGCATATCGCCTGTTGACATGGGCGAGATTGCCGCCCAGGCTGTTGAACGGCGGGACTTGTCGGGGCTGCGTTTTCGTATGGCCGGTCCAGATGCTGTGTCATTTGAGCAGGCCGCCCAACGGATCAGTCGTGTCGTCGGCAGACAGATTAGATACCGGAAGATACCTATGGTGCTACCTAAGATCGTCCACGCCGTCACGCGACCCTTCACGTCTGTCAGCGACCTGGCTCTTTTCGTTTACTCGATGACCGGATTCGTCCAGTTGTTGAATCGCTTCCCGCAGGATTTGGTTGATGCCGCCCCAGCCGATCATCAACGCCTGCTCGACACTTTCGACTACACCCGCACCACATTGGAGATGGAAGCGCAGCGGCGGGTGGATAAGGGCTAG